Within Hydrogenophaga sp. PAMC20947, the genomic segment GCGCTCCAGGTTGGTGCGGTCGTCGATCCAGGCCCAGTGGCCGTCGGCTCGGCGCAAGCGGTATTCCTGACGGTATTCGTCTGGCCCCATCGCAAAACGGTTGGCAGCTTCTTTGTTGACGCGGGGCTCATCGTCTGGGTGGATGAGGTCGTTGTACCGGAAACGGCCTTCGGTAAAGTCCCCGGGCGAATAGCCCCATTGCGCCACCCGCGCCCCGACAAACATCACCGGCCAACCCGGTGCATTGCGCCACTCGATCACGACCAGTGACGATCGATTGACCAATTGAGTCAGCCGATCCAGGTGGGCCTGACTGGCTTGCAGGCGTTCAGCCATGTGGTCAGCGTCATGGCTTTGGTGGCCCGGCCCATCCCGTCCGGCGGGCTGTGCACCGGTATTCGCTGGCTCCGACCCGATGGCGGACACGCTACGGGTCGCATGGCTTTCGCGCCCGTTCATCGCAGCTCCCGGGTTGGCGCCATGGGAGGCAAGCACTCGAGATGCAGGCCAAAAGTCCGAAAAAATGGCGTTCCAGCCGCAAGGCCAGACTCAGGCGGATCCACAACGATGCTGCGGCGTTTCCATACCGCCCTGGCGCGCTCGGGTGCGCGCAGAAACCCGGTCGACCCCCCATTGGACATGCATACCTTTCTCATGGAACCGAATTTCACGACGCCCGCACTTGCTTTCGATCAACCAACGCAACACATGCGCACAACTTGATGGGTACCTTCCGGTTTCTACCCTTCGCTGCAGCGCGCATGAAAAATGCTCGGGAGCAACGCCCCCTGCTGCCATTGTGTCCGAATTGGGGCCGCCTTTTCGCATCGCCCGCGAAAGTTGAGTGTGCGGGTGTGAATCCCAAGGAAAACGCATCGGGTGGCTGCCCCAGAGACCGACCACCGGCATGACTTGCATGGGAAATCCGGATGCGCCTGGCAACCATGGGGCCACCGAGAGGCGGGTCAGAACCGGCAGGAAAACGCCGCGGCCAAGCGCTACAACACGGGGAGCCCTTGGCCAGAGGCGACCGGTGCGTCAAAGCGATAGCCCACGCCATACACCGACACGATGCCATCAAAAGACGAATCCACCGCCTGCACTTTTCGGCGCAGGTTCTTCACATGGCTGTCCACGGCGCGGTCGCTCACGTCCCGCTCATCGGCATGCAACGTATCGAGCAATTGGGAGCGCGAGAAGACGCGCCCCGGGCGGCCGAGCAGCAGGCGAAACATGCGGAACTCCAGCAAGGTCAGACCCAGCGTGTGGCCGCGCCAGTCCACCCTCAGCTTCTCATCGTCCACGACCCAGAGTGCAGGCTGCCGGTTCAACCGGCCTTGCGAACGGCGCAACAAGGCCTGTACCCGAGCCATCACTTCGCGGGGGCTGAAAGGCTTGCAAACATAGTCATCGGCGCCGGTTTCCAGCCCCAGCAAACGGTCCAGCTCGTCGATCCGCGCGGTGAGCATGATGATGGGCACGTCGGAAAACGTGCGGATCGAACGGCACACCTCGACACCATCGAGCCCGGGCAGCATCACATCGAGCACCACCAGAGACGGCCGGCAAGCCGTCACCTGCTGCAGGGCCGCCGCCCCATCCGCCAACACGAGCGACTCCAGCCCTTCCCGCTTCAGGTAATCCTGTAACAGGCGGGCGATCTTGGGGTCGTCCTCCACCACCAGGACATAAGCGTCGGGTGTCACATGAATCATGATGATCGCTCCGGTTGTGCAGGCAGGGACACCTGCAATTGCATGCCGCCCAGCGGCGAGGGCTTCGCCGTGATCCGTCCGCCATGCGCCTTGGCAATGGCCGCGCAGATGGCCAGGCCGAGCCCACTGCCACCATTGTGACGGCTGCGTGCGCTGTCGGCCCGGTACAGGGGGTCGAACAGCCGGGCCAGATCGGCTGGCGCCACGCCCGGTGCACTGTCATCCAGGCGGATGTGGACCACGCCATCGCTTGCCCACAACCGCACCTCGACCCGACCGGGGGCATCGGTGTAGCGCAAACTGTTGTGCAGCAGGTTGCTCAACAACTGTGCCATTCGAGCGGTATCCCAGCACACGGCAATGGCTTCCTCGGCCGGATCCACCCAGGCCAGTTGCAACCCGGCTTCCTCCATCAGGCGTTCATGCCGCTTGAGGATTTGTTGCACGAGCTGAACGGCGTCTTCCGGCGCAAAGTTGCACGACAAGGCTTGAAGATCGGCCATGGCCAGGAGGTGCAGGTCTTCAACCAGGAGCCCCAGGCGCAGCACATCTTCTTTCAGCGAGATCACCGCGGCCAGATCCAGCGGGCGCACACCGTCTTCCATCGCCTCCAGTTCGCCGCGCAGCACTGTCAGCGGTGTTCTGAGTTCGTGGGACAGATCGGCGAGCCAGCGACGGCGCGAACCTTCCATGCGTTGCAGGCTTTCGGCCATGGTGTTGACATTGCGCACCACATCGCCAATTTCATCACTGCGGTCCACCGGTATGCGCACCGCCAACTCGCCTTGGGCAATGCGGGCGGTCGCGTGCTGCACCGCCACCAACGGGCGCGCCCACTGCCGCGCGAGCCAGGCGGCAACACCCAATGCCAGCAGCAGCAGGACCGATGCCACCACCGCGATGCCGGTGTACTGGGTGCGTAAAAACTGCGATTCCTGGGCCTCGGGCGCCCGTTGCCGAGGCCGGAACCGGACCCACACCCGGACCACGCCATCGACCCGCACTGGGCGCTCCACCACGCCGGGTTCATCGCGCTCGATGCGCGGGCCAACCCAGTGATCGCCATTGGGACGGACCAGCGCCACGCGCGAGCCGAACGCCTCGCTGGAGCCCGGTGGTGGACCAGAACGGGGGGGCAACAAACCACTCCCCTCAGGGGGTGAAAAACCGGGACGCCGGGGCAACATGCCCTCGCTGTCCGGAGGTGGTGAATCCTGCCCAGCGTCGCTGGGCTTGGCCACCGAGCCCTCTTCTTCGGCCAGGGTGCGCAGCAGTGCCCGCATGTCGGGTGCGTTGAATGGAGCGGAAGCATCCGACGCCACCTGAGCGGACAGGCGGGAAGTCACCAGAGCGGTGAATCTGTCCAGCCGCTCGAGATCACGGGTTTGCAGATAGGCGCTGAAACCTTCACGAAGGTGCCAGGCGGTGAGACCGCCCATCGACAAGACACTCAACGCCACAGCCCCGAGCAACCAGAAAGAAAGTGTGTAAGCAATACGGGCGCGCATGAGGGTAAGGAGTGTGCCGGCCAATTGTGGAGGAGCCATGGAGGCATCCCCGCACTTCTTCCATATTCTCACCCCAAGATCTGGATTCCCTGGGCACACGCCCAACAACCCGAGACCTTCTGTCATGAACGTACCCACACTCCTCCGCTCGACCCGCCAATGGGTTGCCCCCCTGTTGATCGCCTTGAGCGCCACCGGCGCATGGGCTCAAGGCCAGCCAAAGGACGGCCCTCCCGGCGGCGGCGAAGGTCGTCCCCCAGCCGAAGCGATGGCAGCGTGCAAATCGGCTCAGTCGGGCGGCTCTTGCACCTTCTCCGGCAAGCAGGGCACTGTGACGGGTACGTGCGGCGGACCCGAAGGCAAGCCCCTGGCTTGTATTCCGGCGTCCAAATAACAGCACCACTGGTGCCGTCGGTGCCACCGCAGCCCCTTCTGAGACACATTCCATGAAAATTTCAGCCCCTTCAAACCAGGCACCCAGAACGTGGCGCCAGCAAGCGGCGCTGCTCGCGGTGGTGGCCCCCGCCCTCGCGGCGTCCCTCGTCGCCTGTGGCGGCGGCAGCGACAGCACCACCACAGCGGGCGCAAGCTACGACACCGCCGGTGTGCAGTGTGGCTACAGTTACAGCGGCTACAACAGCTCCGCGTCGGTACAAAAAACCAGCACCGCCAGCTGGACCTGCTCCAGCACAACGCGCACGCTTGCGGCCAACGGCATTCCCGACCACACGGTGGGCACCTTTCCCAACTCGGACAACCCCAACACCATCAGCGCCCAGTCGGTTTCGGCCAGCTACACGCTGACCCCCGTCGTCAGTTCGGCCAGCACAACCCTCGGCGGCCCCCGCGGCGCCACGGGCTACATCCTCAACGGCATCAAGATCGACGCCGGCACCAACGGCACCTGTGACGACAGCGGCTCCAATTGCGATCTGGGCAATGGTGGCACCGGCCAATGGCGCGTTGAAGCCCTGGGCCAGAGCTCGTTCAAATTCGGCACCGACAGCAACAATGCCCACGTCCAGCCAGACGGGGCCTACCACTACCACGGCATGCCCGAAGGCTTTGTGAGCTTGCAAGGCAAGGGGTCCGCCATGACCCTGGTCGGCTGGGCCGCCGATGGCTTCCCGATTTACGCGCGCTACGGTTACAGCGATCCGGAAGACGCCACCTCGGCGATCAGGGTCATGCAAGGCAGCTATGCGCTCAAGAGCACGCCAGACACCAGCCGCCCGTCCACAGCGCTCTACCCCATGGGTGCGTTCACCCAGGACTACGCCTACGTGGAAGGCCAGGGCGATCTGGACGAATGCAACGGCCGCACCGGCGTCACCCCCGAGTTCCCACAAGGCACCTACCACTACTTTGCGACGGACAGCTATCCGTTTCTGCAGCGCTGTGTGAAAGGCTCGGTGTAAGCGCGCTCGCGCCCCACACCCCGCCATCCCGCCCCTCGACCACCCCCGTGGCGGGGGTTTGCATGTTGACCCCACTATGAACGCACCCCAAAACCGCCGAAGCATCGTCGCAGGCCTGATGGTTCTGCTGCTCTGGCTGGCCTGTCTGCCCCAGGCCCAGGCCCACCTGATGGTGGCCCAGCGCGGCACGATCAACATCGTGAACGATGGCGCCTTCATGGTTTTGTCGTTGCCGGTGACCGCATTCAAAGGTGTCGATGACGACGCCGATGGCGCCATGAGCCCATCCGAGCTGTCGCGCCATGGCACACGCATCGAACAGCAGATCCAGCTGGGTGCACAGCTGCTCGCCAACGAAAAGCCCTTGCCCCTGCAAGGCGTCATGGTGCAACTGTCCCACACGGACGAGGCCGAATCCGCCGCCGCTTCACAGCTCATCGTGCTGGGTCGATTCCAGCTTCCAGAGGCGACACCCAACCTGCGCTTCCGACTGCGCCTGTTCGGTACAGGTGCCGACGAGCAGTCCCAAGCCATCACGGTGAGCCAGGGCGACTCCGCGCAGCGCATGGTGCTCTCGGTACAACATGAAGTGGGCGAGGTGCTGCCCTCGGGCTGGAGCACCTTCGCTCAATACATTCAAGAGGGCATGAACCATGTGCTGGGCGGCTGGGATCACCTGCTGTTCCTGGTGGTGGTGATCGCGTCCGGATGGCGCCTGCGGGCCATCGCCCTGGCGCTCACCGCCTTCACCGTCGGGCACGCCATCACCCTGCTTGCGGTGGCGTTTGGCCAGGTTTCGGTGTCACCCGCTCTGGTGGAACCCGCCATCGCGGCGACCATTGTGGCCATGGCGGTATTTGACCGCTGGAACGACCACCGCATTAGAGCCGGCCGCAAGGCGTGGCCAGAGGGCCTGCGCCTGGGGCTGATCTTCGGCTGCGCCATGATCCACGGCCTCGGCCTGGCCAGCGCCCTGGTCGACCTGGGCCTGGACAGCACACACCGCCTGTGGAGTCTGGCTGGCTTCAATGTCGGCATCGAAGCGGCCCAGCTGCTGGTCGCAGGTGGTTGTGGCTTGTTGCTGTGGGCGTGGCAGCGCTCCGGCGGAGCTGCTCTCATCGTGCCGGCGCAGCGCCTGGCTTCGCTGGCCGCTGCGCTGGCGGGCGTGGTCTGGTTCTTCGAACGCGTGGCCATCCTGGCCTGAGCACGCCAACGGCGCAACGCGCGCGCCCGTTTCTTTCCCCGTTTTTACTGATCCGAAAGCAATCCATGTTGAACATCCCCTTTCCGCGTTTGGCCGTGAGCGGCTGCGTTCTGTTGCTGGCCGCCTGTGTGAACCGAAACGGCCAGGAGGTCACACAAGGTGCCGACGCAACGCCCACCGCCGGCGTGGCCTGCGAATGGAACCAGTCCATCAAGAACGACTCGCCGTCTGTCCGGGCCACCAGCAAGGCACACTGGTCTTGCACCGGCACGGAACGCCGCCTGAGCGCCAACGGTTTGCCCGATCACGCTGCGGGCACTTTCCCCAACCCGGACAACCCCAACACCATCAGCGCACAGGACATCGCCGCCACCTTCACGCTGGCGCCCGTCAAAACCCAAGCGGCCACCCGCCTCGGCGGCCCCCGGGGGGTGATCGGCTTTGTGCTCAACGGCGTGAAGATCGACGCCGGGACCAACGGCGGATGCAACGACGCGGGCTCCGAATGCGACCAGGGGCGGCCCAGCGGCCAGTGGCGCATGGAGGCCTTGGGCATCACCAACTTCCGCTTTGGCACCGACA encodes:
- a CDS encoding HupE/UreJ family protein, which encodes MNAPQNRRSIVAGLMVLLLWLACLPQAQAHLMVAQRGTINIVNDGAFMVLSLPVTAFKGVDDDADGAMSPSELSRHGTRIEQQIQLGAQLLANEKPLPLQGVMVQLSHTDEAESAAASQLIVLGRFQLPEATPNLRFRLRLFGTGADEQSQAITVSQGDSAQRMVLSVQHEVGEVLPSGWSTFAQYIQEGMNHVLGGWDHLLFLVVVIASGWRLRAIALALTAFTVGHAITLLAVAFGQVSVSPALVEPAIAATIVAMAVFDRWNDHRIRAGRKAWPEGLRLGLIFGCAMIHGLGLASALVDLGLDSTHRLWSLAGFNVGIEAAQLLVAGGCGLLLWAWQRSGGAALIVPAQRLASLAAALAGVVWFFERVAILA
- a CDS encoding ATP-binding protein, translated to MAPPQLAGTLLTLMRARIAYTLSFWLLGAVALSVLSMGGLTAWHLREGFSAYLQTRDLERLDRFTALVTSRLSAQVASDASAPFNAPDMRALLRTLAEEEGSVAKPSDAGQDSPPPDSEGMLPRRPGFSPPEGSGLLPPRSGPPPGSSEAFGSRVALVRPNGDHWVGPRIERDEPGVVERPVRVDGVVRVWVRFRPRQRAPEAQESQFLRTQYTGIAVVASVLLLLALGVAAWLARQWARPLVAVQHATARIAQGELAVRIPVDRSDEIGDVVRNVNTMAESLQRMEGSRRRWLADLSHELRTPLTVLRGELEAMEDGVRPLDLAAVISLKEDVLRLGLLVEDLHLLAMADLQALSCNFAPEDAVQLVQQILKRHERLMEEAGLQLAWVDPAEEAIAVCWDTARMAQLLSNLLHNSLRYTDAPGRVEVRLWASDGVVHIRLDDSAPGVAPADLARLFDPLYRADSARSRHNGGSGLGLAICAAIAKAHGGRITAKPSPLGGMQLQVSLPAQPERSS
- a CDS encoding response regulator produces the protein MIHVTPDAYVLVVEDDPKIARLLQDYLKREGLESLVLADGAAALQQVTACRPSLVVLDVMLPGLDGVEVCRSIRTFSDVPIIMLTARIDELDRLLGLETGADDYVCKPFSPREVMARVQALLRRSQGRLNRQPALWVVDDEKLRVDWRGHTLGLTLLEFRMFRLLLGRPGRVFSRSQLLDTLHADERDVSDRAVDSHVKNLRRKVQAVDSSFDGIVSVYGVGYRFDAPVASGQGLPVL
- a CDS encoding YHYH protein gives rise to the protein MKISAPSNQAPRTWRQQAALLAVVAPALAASLVACGGGSDSTTTAGASYDTAGVQCGYSYSGYNSSASVQKTSTASWTCSSTTRTLAANGIPDHTVGTFPNSDNPNTISAQSVSASYTLTPVVSSASTTLGGPRGATGYILNGIKIDAGTNGTCDDSGSNCDLGNGGTGQWRVEALGQSSFKFGTDSNNAHVQPDGAYHYHGMPEGFVSLQGKGSAMTLVGWAADGFPIYARYGYSDPEDATSAIRVMQGSYALKSTPDTSRPSTALYPMGAFTQDYAYVEGQGDLDECNGRTGVTPEFPQGTYHYFATDSYPFLQRCVKGSV